In Streptomyces sp. ML-6, the genomic stretch GGAGACGCTGCGCAGCGCGGGCGGGCGGACGACCTGATCCGGCGCCGCCACCGGAACACCGCGAGTTGCGGAGCCGCGACCCCTGGGTGACATTGGACACGCATCACTCATGGTTCACCGGCGGTGACACTGTGATAAGCGCCGCCGGACCGGATTCGGCAGCCAGTCGGCTGCCGCGTCCGTCACTCCGTCTTCTTCCGGACCTATTTCGGGGAGTCGCAGCCGTGATCAGCGAGCCAAGCAGGCACTGCACGGTGGAGCTCCAGGCCCTGCCGTCGCGGATCGGTCAGGTCCGCAGAATCATTTCGGCGCAGTTGCGCTACTGGCATCTCGATCCCTTGATCGACCCGGCCGCGCTCGGCGTCACCGAACTGCTGACCAATGTTCACCGGCATGCCCAGCCGGACAAGTCATGCACCGTCGAGATCGAGCTGCTGCTCGAACGGCTGACGGTGTCCGTCCACGACCACGACCCACGGCTGCCCACCGTGCGCGAGGCGAGCACGTCCAGTACGTCGGGGCGCGGACTCGCGCTGATCGCCGCGGTCAGCGAGAGCTGGGGGGTCCGTCCGAGGGGCGGGGCCGGCAAGGTCGTCTGGTTCACTCTTCCGGCTCCTCCCCGGTGCGTCGCACCGGCACCGCATTCGGTGTACGGGGCGACCACCGACGGCCCGTTCGAGCCGGACCTCGTCACAGAGCTGGAGCTCGGGCTGCCCTCCGTCGCACGGTCCGCGGTGGTCGGCTGAGGCCCCTGTCCGGCGGGGCATGACCGGGGCGCGGCCCCGGTCATGCCCCGCCGGCCGTCTCCGCGGACCGGCGGACCGGCCCGAGGCAGTCGCCCTCGGGCCGGACGGCCGCCCGTCGCACCGCCGAAGCGTCCGGTGCGGTTCCGACGGGTGTCGCGGCCGGCCCTCAGGCCGACTGCGACACGGTCCCTCCCGCGTTGTGCATCATGCGCTGCAGCACCTTCAGGGCGATCAGGTATTCCTCGTCCGGGATGTCCGCGTGCACCTTCGCCCGGTTGGCCCGCTGGGTCTCCGCCGCCCGCCGGTGCAGCGCCCGGCCCTCGTCGGTGATCCGGAGCCGGCCCGCCTCGTCCACGATGATCAGCTCCCGCTCGACCAGGAGGTCGATGTCGGGGGCCAGCCCCGCGCCGACGTCCAGGTTGGCCTGTTGGGCGGCGGTCACCTCCTCCCGTGTGACGCCGGACTCGCCGTGCAGTACCTGGTGCAGCACCCACCACTGGGGCTGGGTGATCCCGATCGCCGCGAGCCGCCCCCTGACATACGCCGCGAGCACCTTGTTCGCGGCCCATGTCCAGTACCCGATCGGCTGGTTCACCAGTTCCTCGTCGGTGTGCGAGTACTCCATCACGTCGCCTTCCCCCTCGGCCGTCCCGTTCCGGGCGCCGTTCGCCCGCGGTCGCGGCACGGGTTTCCCCGGCCGCGGCCATCATGATCACCAGCCTCCCGGAGCCCCCGGCGGAAGTCCAAGAGCCAGTGGTTCTCGCGAGCAGCACCCTCGCTTATGGGGCTCCGCCCGCCAGGGGACTCCGCCGTCACGGCGCCTTTTCGCCGCGGCCCGGGGCGGGAAGGGCGTTCAGATCCCCGCTTCCTTGCCGCCGCGGCCGAAGTGTTCGTCCAGGACGGAGAGCCGGCGCCAGTACTCGTCCTCGTCGATCTCCCCGGCCGCGAAGCGGCGGCCGAGCAGAGCGATCGGCGACGGCTCGGCGGGCGCCCCTCCCGGGGTACGGGCCTGCCAGGGGGCGCGGCCGCCGCGTCGGAAGGTCCTGCGCAGCAGGGTGACGCCGCCGATGACGACGGTTGCCCAGAGGAGTGGGAAGAGGAGGATCCAGGGCCCGGGTCCACCGTTGTGCGCCAGGGTGTTCATCTCGGTCAGCTCCCTCGTTCGGGGGTTCGTGTCCAGGTTTTCCCGACACCTCCGAGACTGGCCCCTGCAGGGGGGCCGGGTCGTCGTGCGACCGGCGGCCGTGTGCATACCCCCTCGGGAGTACGCGGCGCCTCCTCGGGAGTACGCGGCCTCCTCGGCGGTACGCGGCCTCCTCGGGAGTTACGCGGCGTCTCCCTCACTGCTCCCGGCACCGCCTCGGCCGCCCCTCCTCGCGCGGCGGCCGGGCGCCCGGACTTCAGGCGAGGGCGGCCAGCGGGTCGTCCAGGACCGGCTGCCAGGCCAGTTCCGCCGCGCCCACCAGGCTGTTGTGGTCGAGGGTGCAGGGCAGGATCGGCACGCTGCCGCTGCGTCCCCACAGGCTGCGGTCGGCCACCACCGCGCGCAGCCGCTCCGGGTTGGCGTCGAGCAGGGCGCGGTGCAGTCCGCCGAGGATGATGCGGTCCGGGTTGAGGATGTTGACCAGTCCGGCGAGTCCGAGGCCGAGCCGGTCGGTGAGTGCCTCGGCGGCGCCCCGCACCGCCGCGTCCTCGTACTCCGTGCGCAGCAGATCGCAGGCCTGCTTGAGCAGGGACTCCTCCGGGCCGGGTTCGCGGCGGGCGGCGACGAGGAAGGCCAGCGGGTCGGTCTCGACGTCCAGGCAGCCGCGGCCGCCGCAGTGGCAGGGGCGCCCCTCGGCGTTCACCGTGAGATGGCCGACCTCCAGCGCGAGCCCCGAACTCCCGGTGTGCAGGCGGCCGTCGAGCACCAGGGCACCGCCCACGCCGCGGTGGCCGGTGGCCACGCAGAGCAGGTGCCGGGCGCCCCGGCCGGCCCCGTGCCGGTGTTCGGCGAGCGCGGCGAGGTTGACGTCGTTCCCGGTGAACGCGGGCCCGGTGACGCCCGCCTCGCGCACGCGGGTGGCGAAGATCTCGCTCACCGGGGCGCCGGCCGGCCAGGCGATGTGGAGCGGGTTGAGCGCGTTGCCCTCCGGTTCGGCGACCGCCGACGGAACCGCGAGACCGGCGCCGACGCAGCGCAGTCCGCTCTCCCGCAGCAACCGGACGCAGGCGTCGACCACTTCGCCGATGACCTGCGCCGGGTCCGCCGTGACCGTGACGCAGCCGGGGGCGGTGGCCACCAGCCGGCCGCCGAGACCGACGAGGGCGGCCCGGAACCCGTCGGCGTGCACCTGGGCGGCGATGGCGACGGGGCCGGACTCCCGGACGGCCAGCCGGTGCGAGGGCCGGCCCTGCGAGCCGGCGGCGGAACCTGGCCGGGAATCGACCCTGATCAGGCCGAGCGCCTCCAGCTCCGCGGCGACCGCACCGGCCGTCGCCCGGGTCACCCCCAGCTCGGAGGTGAGGACCGCGCGGGTGGGCGCGCGTCCGGTGTGGATCAGTTCCAGCGCGGGCCCGAGCGCGCTGCG encodes the following:
- a CDS encoding ATP-binding protein, which translates into the protein MISEPSRHCTVELQALPSRIGQVRRIISAQLRYWHLDPLIDPAALGVTELLTNVHRHAQPDKSCTVEIELLLERLTVSVHDHDPRLPTVREASTSSTSGRGLALIAAVSESWGVRPRGGAGKVVWFTLPAPPRCVAPAPHSVYGATTDGPFEPDLVTELELGLPSVARSAVVG
- a CDS encoding MarR family transcriptional regulator — its product is MEYSHTDEELVNQPIGYWTWAANKVLAAYVRGRLAAIGITQPQWWVLHQVLHGESGVTREEVTAAQQANLDVGAGLAPDIDLLVERELIIVDEAGRLRITDEGRALHRRAAETQRANRAKVHADIPDEEYLIALKVLQRMMHNAGGTVSQSA
- a CDS encoding SHOCT domain-containing protein codes for the protein MNTLAHNGGPGPWILLFPLLWATVVIGGVTLLRRTFRRGGRAPWQARTPGGAPAEPSPIALLGRRFAAGEIDEDEYWRRLSVLDEHFGRGGKEAGI
- a CDS encoding ROK family protein; protein product: MNGKVSTTRTKLERGRSALGPALELIHTGRAPTRAVLTSELGVTRATAGAVAAELEALGLIRVDSRPGSAAGSQGRPSHRLAVRESGPVAIAAQVHADGFRAALVGLGGRLVATAPGCVTVTADPAQVIGEVVDACVRLLRESGLRCVGAGLAVPSAVAEPEGNALNPLHIAWPAGAPVSEIFATRVREAGVTGPAFTGNDVNLAALAEHRHGAGRGARHLLCVATGHRGVGGALVLDGRLHTGSSGLALEVGHLTVNAEGRPCHCGGRGCLDVETDPLAFLVAARREPGPEESLLKQACDLLRTEYEDAAVRGAAEALTDRLGLGLAGLVNILNPDRIILGGLHRALLDANPERLRAVVADRSLWGRSGSVPILPCTLDHNSLVGAAELAWQPVLDDPLAALA